From a region of the Gossypium raimondii isolate GPD5lz chromosome 10, ASM2569854v1, whole genome shotgun sequence genome:
- the LOC105776168 gene encoding receptor-like protein kinase HSL1 — MLFHFLSFLLLLFFFFTFPSLSLSLNQEGLYLLQLKSSLSDPDSALSSWNPRHPTPCNWRGVSCDAATASVTSLDLSNANLAGPFPSFLCRLQNLSYISFYFNNINSTIPDISTCRNLVHLDLSQNLLTGELPHTLADLPNLKYLDLTGNNISGDFPASFGRFQKLEVLSLVYNLLDGTIPAFLGNISTLKMLNLSYNPFSPGRIPPELGNLTNLEILWLTECNLVGEIPDSLGKLKKLADLDLALNHLVGNIPSSLTELVSVVQIELYNNSLTGELPRGFSNLTNLRLLDVSMNRLTGKIPDELTRLPLESLNLYSNNLEGTLPSSIADSPALYELRIFQNRLTGELPQNLGKNSPLRWFDVSSNQFTGPIPPSLCEKGKLEEMLMIYNSFSGQIPSSLANCRSLNRIRLGYNKLSGEIPTGFWGLPHVYLLELVNNSFSGPIGKSIANAANLSLLIISRNEFNGFLPEELGLVNNLAKLSASDNKFNGALPKGIVNLDGLGILDLHGNELEGELPNGIDSLKKLNELNLANNKFSGKIPDGIGSLSVLNYLDLSDNQLTGRIPLALQSLKLNQLNLSNNLLSGELPPLFDKDMYKNSFLGNPGLCGNYSGSCGGKDEDKHKGYVWLLRSIFILAGLVFVVGVVWFYLKYRNYQKAKAIDKSKWTLMSFHKLGFSEYEILDCLDEDNVIGRGSSGKVYKVVLSSGEAVAVKKLWGGLKKGCDSVDLEKGHAESQVQDDGFQAEVETLGKIRHKNIVKLWCSCTTRDCKLLVYEYMPNGSLGDLLHSCKSGSLGWPTRYKIIVDAAEGLSYLHHDCVPPIVHRDVKSNNILLDGDFGARVADFGVAKVVDAAGKVAKSMSVIAGSCGYIAPEYAYTLRVNEKSDIYSFGVVILELVTGRLPIDPEFGEKDLVKWVCTTLDQKGVDYVLDSKLNPCFKEEMCKVLNIGLLCTSTLPINRPSMRRVVKLLQEAGAENQLKAAKKDGKLTPYYYEDGSDQGSVA; from the exons ATGCTCTTCCATTTCCTCTCctttctcctcctcctcttcttcttcttcactttcCCTTCACTTTCCCTGTCTCTCAACCAAGAAGGTCTCTACCTTCTCCAACTCAAATCCTCGCTTTCCGACCCAGACTCCGCCCTTTCTTCATGGAACCCTCGCCACCCCACTCCATGCAACTGGCGCGGTGTTTCTTGCGACGCCGCCACCGCTTCCGTCACTTCCCTTGACCTCTCCAACGCTAACCTCGCCGGTCCTTTCCCTTCCTTCCTTTGTCGCCTCCAAAACCTTTCCTACATTAGCTTCTATTTCAACAATATCAATTCCACCATACCCGACATCTCCACGTGTCGAAATCTCGTCCACCTTGATCTCTCTCAGAACCTTCTTACCGGTGAGCTTCCTCACACTTTGGCTGACCTCCCTAATCTTAAATACCTTGATTTGACCGGTAATAATATCTCCGGTGATTTTCCGGCGTCGTTTGGACGGTTTCAGAAGCTCGAGGTTTTGTCCCTCGTTTACAATCTGCTAGACGGGACTATCCCTGCTTTTTTGGGGAACATTAGTACGcttaaaatgttgaatttgtcGTACAACCCGTTTAGTCCGGGTCGGATCCCGCCGGAGCTTGGGAACTTGACCAACTTGGAGATTTTGTGGCTCACCGAGTGTAATTTAGTCGGCGAGATACCTGACTCACTGGGGAAACTCAAGAAACTTGCTGATTTAGACCTTGCACTTAACCATTTGGTCGGGAATATACCGAGTTCGCTCACGGAGTTGGTCAGTGTAGTTCAGATTGAGCTCTACAACAACTCGTTGACGGGCGAGTTACCTCGCGGGTTCTCGAATTTAACCAACCTGAGACTCCTCGACGTGTCGATGAACCGGTTAACTGGGAAGATTCCGGACGAGCTAACTCGGCTACCACTTGAAAGTCTCAACCTTTACTCCAACAACTTGGAAGGAACATTGCCATCGAGTATCGCTGACTCACCAGCTCTGTACGAACTCAGAATCTTTCAGAACCGACTCACTGGTGAGTTACCTCAAAATCTCGGCAAAAACTCACCGCTCAGATGGTTCGATGTGTCCAGCAACCAATTCACCGGCCCAATCCCACCCAGCTTATGCGAGAAAGGGAAGCTAGAAGAGATGCTAATGATATACAACTCGTTTTCAGGTCAAATACCGTCGAGTTTAGCCAACTGCAGGAGCCTGAATCGGATCCGACTCGGTTACAACAAATTATCCGGCGAAATACCCACCGGATTTTGGGGTCTCCCCcatgtttatttacttgaaCTCGTTAACAACTCGTTCTCTGGACCAATTGGGAAATCAATTGCAAATGCTGCAAATTTGTCCCTTTTGATTATATCTAGAAACGAGTTCAATGGTTTCTTGCCTGAAGAACTCGGTTTAGTTAATAACTTAGCTAAACTCTCTGCTAGTGACAACAAGTTCAATGGGGCATTGCCTAAAGGTATAGTAAACCTTGATGGATTAGGGATCCTTGATCTTCATGGGAATGAATTAGAAGGTGAATTGCCTAATGGGATCGATTCGTTGAAGAAATTAAACGAGTTGAACTTAGCTAACAACAAGTTTTCTGGGAAAATCCCAGATGGAATCGGTAGCTTATCGGTGTTGAATTATCTCGACTTGTCCGATAATCAGTTAACCGGAAGAATCCCACTCGCTTTGCAGAGTTTGAAGCTTAATCAGCTTAACCTCTCGAATAATTTGTTATCTGGTGAGTTACCGCCTTTGTTCGATAAAGACATGTACAAAAACAGCTTCTTGGGGAACCCTGGTTTATGTGGGAATTATAGTGGTTCGTGTGGTGGTAAGGATGAAGATAAGCATAAAGGTTATGTTTGGTTACTTAGATCCATTTTTATACTAGCTGGTTTGGTGTTTGTTGTTGGTGTGGTTTGGTTTTACTTGAAATATAGGAATTATCAGAAAGCTAAGGCCATTGATAAGTCTAAATGGACTTTAATGTCATTccataaattgggttttagtGAGTATGAGATATTGGATTGTCTTGATGAAGATAATGTGATAGGGAGAGGATCTTCGGGTAAAGTTTACAAGGTCGTGCTTAGTAGCGGTGAGGCTGTTGCCGTGAAGAAGCTTTGGGGTGGTTTGAAAAAGGGTTGTGACAGTGTAGATCTTGAGAAAGGTCATGCTGAGTCACAGGTTCAGGACGACGGGTTTCAAGCTGAGGTTGAGACATTAGGGAAGATTAGGCACAAGAACATTGTTAAGTTATGGTGTTCTTGTACTACCCGGGATTGCAAGCTTTTGGTGTATGAGTACATGCCGAATGGTAGCTTGGGTGATTTGCTGCATAGCTGCAAAAGTGGTTCACTCGGTTGGCCGACGAGGTACAAGATTATCGTGGATGCAGCCGAGGGACTTTCGTATTTGCATCATGATTGTGTGCCTCCGATTGTGCACAGGGATGTCAAGTCCAATAATATCTTATTGGATGGTGACTTTGGCGCTAGAGTGGCGGATTTCGGAGTTGCCAAGGTGGTTGATGCGGCTGGAAAGGTTGCTAAGTCTATGTCTGTCATTGCCGGATCTTGTGGTTACATTGCTCCAG AGTATGCGTATACGCTTCGGGTGAACGAGAAGAGTGACATATACAGTTTTGGAGTAGTAATACTCGAGTTAGTCACAGGCAGACTCCCAATCGACCCGGAGTTTGGCGAGAAGGACCTCGTAAAGTGGGTCTGCACCACTCTAGATCAAAAAGGAGTGGACTATGTCCTCGATTCCAAACTCAATCCATGTTTCAAAGAAGAAATGTGTAAGGTCCTCAACATCGGTCTCCTTTGTACAAGTACACTCCCGATCAACCGACCGTCGATGAGAAGGGTGGTTAAGTTGCTGCAAGAAGCCGGTGCTGAGAACCAGCTGAAGGCTGCCAAAAAGGACGGGAAATTAACTCCTTATTACTACGAAGACGGCTCGGATCAAGGAAGTGTAgcttga
- the LOC105776167 gene encoding uncharacterized protein LOC105776167 — protein sequence MMKYFGRGKGSAADVSPQSFGHSASPSSASASPVTGPARPIRLVYCDEKGKFRMDPEAVAALQLVKEPIGVVSVCGRARQGKSFILNQLLGRSSGFQVASTHRPCTKGLWLWSAPLKRTALDGTEYNLLLLDSEGIDAYDQTGTYSTQIFSLAVLLSSMFIYNQMGGIDETALDRLCLVTQMTKHIRVKAGARTTTASELGQFSPIFVWLLRDFYLDLVEDNKKITPRDYLELALRPVDGSGKDIAAKNEIRDSIRALFPDRECFTLVRPLNSENDLQRLDQISLDKLRPEFRAGLDALTKFVFERTRPKQVGATILTGPVLIGITESYLDALNKGAVPTISSSWQSVEEAECRRAYDSASEIYMSTFDRTKSPEEAALREAHEEAVQRSLAVYNASAVGVGSMRKKYEELLQKFFKKAFDDYKRNAFMEADLKCSNAIQSMGKRLRAACHASDASVEKIVKVLDALLSEYEASCHGPGKWQKLAVFLQQSMEGPILDFTRRHIDQIVSEKNSLVLKCRAIEDKMKLVNKQLEDSEKYKSEYLKRYDDAINDKKKLADEYASRMNNLQGDNSSLKERCSSLMKTLDSAKQETLDWRRKYDQVLSKQKAREDQTASEIEVLKSRSTAAEARLAAAREQAESAQEEAEEWKRKYDFAVREAKTALEKAATAQERSSKEIQLREDSLREEFSHSLAEKEEEIKDKTAKVEHAEQCLTTLRLELKAAESKIRSYDAEISSLKVEIRELADKLENANSKAQSFEGKARILEQEKIYLEQKYSSEFNRFAEVEERCRIAEKEARKATELADKARAESVAAQKEKNEMQRTAMERLACIERAERQIENLEREKTDLEDELHRIRVSEMDAVSKVALLEGRVEEREKEIESLLKTNNEQRASTVKVLQDLLDSERAAHADANNRAEALSLQLQAAQAKLDQLQQELTSVRLNETALDSKLKAASHGKRLRTDDEVGVGSVQDIDMSDRFLRANKKSKSTTSPLRYSPSEDGGSVFKADDDNQNQQNNQEDYTKFTVQKLKQELTKHNFGAELLALRNPNKKEILALYEKCVLQKS from the exons atgatgaaatattttGGTAGAGGAAAAGGGTCCGCTGCTGATGTGTCCCCGCAATCATTCGGTCATTCGGCCTCTCCATCGTCGGCGTCGGCTTCTCCAGTGACCGGTCCAGCTAGGCCAATTCGATTGGTGTATTGCGATGAGAAAGGGAAGTTCCGGATGGATCCGGAAGCGGTTGCGGCTTTGCAGCTTGTTAAGGAACCAATTGGAGTCGTTTCGGTCTGTGGCCGGGCTCGTCAGGGAAAGAGCTTCATTTTAAATCag CTTCTTGGAAGGAGTAGCGGATTTCAAGTAGCATCAACTCATCGACCATGTACTAAAGGGCTTTGGTTGTGGAGTGCACCATTAAAGAGAACTGCTCTTGATGGAACTGAGTACAATCTTTTGCTGTTAGATTCTGAAGGAATAGATGCCTACGATCAAACA GGAACATACAGCACTCAGATATTTTCCTTAGCTGTCCTCTTATCTAGTATGTTCATCTACAACCAG ATGGGAGGCATAGATGAAACTGCACTGGATCGTCTCTGTCTTGTCACTCAAATGACAAAACATATTCGAGTCAAAGCTGGAGCAAGAACAACCACAGCTTCTGAACTTGGGCAGTTCTCCCCAATCTTTGTTTGGCTTCTTAGG GATTTTTATCTGGACTTGGTGGAGGATAATAAGAAAATCACTCCCCGTGACTACCTAGAGCTTGCTTTACGGCCAGTTGACGGTAGTGGGAAAGATATAGCTGCCAAAAATGAG ATCCGAGATTCCATTCGAGCTCTATTTCCTGATAGAGAATGCTTTACCCTTGTGAGGCCTTTGAACAGTGAAAATGATCTCCAAAGACTTGATCAAATTTCG CTTGACAAACTGAGACCTGAATTCCGAGCCGGGCTTGATGCATTgacaaaatttgtttttgagAGAACAAGACCAAAGCAGGTTGGGGCTACTATACTGACGGGGCCTGTTCTTATAGGTATCACAGAATCTTATCTGGATGCTTTGAATAAAGGTGCGGTGCCCACTATATCTTCTTCATGGCAG AGTGTTGAAGAAGCTGAGTGTCGAAGGGCATATGATTCTGCTTCAGAGATTTATATGTCAACTTTTGACCGTACAAAGTCACCTGAGGAA GCGGCGTTGAGGGAGGCTCATGAAGAAGCAGTTCAAAGATCGCTGGCTGTATACAATGCTAGTGCTGTAGGAGTTGGTTCAATGAGGAAGAAATATGAGGAGCTTCTACAGAAATTCTTCAAAAAGGCATTTGAC GATTATAAAAGGAATGCATTTATGGAAGCAGATTTGAAATGTTCGAATGCTATACAAAGCATGGGAAAGAGATTGAGAGCAGCATGCCATGCTTCTGATGCAAGTGTAGAAAAAATTGTGAAG GTTCTTGATGCTCTTCTGTCTGAATATGAGGCATCATGCCATGGCCCTGGAAAATGGCAGAAACTGGCTGTATTTTTACAGCAAAG TATGGAGGGGCCAATACTGGATTTCACCAGGAGACATATAGATCAGATTGTATCAGAGAAGAATTCCCTTGTACTGAAATGTCGTGCAATTGAGGATAAGATGAAGTTAGTTAACAAGCAGCTGGAAGATAGTGAGAAATATAAATCTGAATATCTGAAGCGTTATGATGATGCTATCAATGACAAGAAGAAGCTTGCTGATGAATATGCAAGCCGTATGAATAATTTGCAAGGTGATAATAGTTCACTGAAGGAGAGATGTTCTAGTTTAATGAAAACATTGGATTCTGCCAAGCAAGAAACATTAGACTGGAGAAGAAAATATGATCAGGTGTTATCAAAACAGAAAGCCAGAGAAGATCAGACTGCCTCTGAAATTGAAGTGCTCAAATCCCGGAGCACTGCTGCTGAAGCAAGGCTGGCTGCTGCTCGAGAGCAAGCTGAGTCTGCTCAAGAGGAGGCAGAGGAGTGGAAAAGGAAGTATGACTTTGCTGTTAGAGAGGCTAAGACTGCTTTGGAGAAGGCAGCAACTGCGCAAGAGCGGTCAAGCAAGGAAATTCAACTCAGGGAAGATTCTCTGAGGGAAGAGTTTTCACATTCATTGGCTGAGAAG GAAGAGGAAATAAAGGACAAGACAGCAAAGGTTGAGCATGCTGAGCAGTGCTTGACAACACTAAGGCTAGAGTTGAAG GCTGCTGAGTCAAAAATCAGGAGTTACGATGCAGAGATATCATCATTAAAGGTTGAAATCAGGGAGTTAGCAGATAAGCTAGAAAATGCTAACTCCAAGGCCCAGTCATTTGAGGGAAAAGCAAGGATTTTAGAACAGGAGAAGATCTATTTGGAGCAGAAGTATTCATCTGAATTTAACAGGTTTGCAGAAGTTGAAGAAAGGTGTAGAATAGCTGAGAAAGAAGCGAGGAAAGCAACCGAGTTGGCTGATAAAGCACGAGCAGAATCTGTAGCTGCTCAAAAGGAGAAAAACGAGATGCAGAGGACGGCAATGGAAAGATTGGCTTGTATTGAGAGGGCCGAGAGACAAATTGAGAACTTGGAGAGAGAGAAAACAGACTTGGAGGACGAATTGCATAGAATTCGTGTGTCAGAGATGGATGCTGTTTCAAAAGTTGCATTATTAGAGGGTAGAGTCGAAGAGAGGGAGAAAGAGATCGAGTCACTGTTAAAAACAAACAATGAGCAGAGGGCTAGTACAGTCAAAGTACTTCAAGACCTTCTGGACTCTGAACGTGCAGCACATGCAGATGCTAATAACAGAGCTGAAGCCCTTTCTCTTCAGCTACAAGCTGCACAGGCAAAACTTGATCAATTGCAGCAAGAGTTGACTTCTGTTCGTCTAAACGAAACTGCATTGGATAGTAAGCTAAAAGCTGCTTCTCACGGAAAGCGATTGAGGACAGATGATGAAGTGGGAGTTGGATCTGTGCAAGATATAGACATGAGTGACCGATTTTTAAGAGCAAATAAGAAGTCCAAGAGCACAACTAGCCCCCTCAGGTATTCACCGTCAGAAGATGGCGGGTCAGTATTCAAAGCTGATGACGACAACCAGAACCAACAAAACAATCAAGAGGATTATACGAAGTTCACTGTACAAAAACTTAAACAGGAACTCACGAAACACAATTTCGGCGCAGAGCTGCTTGCGCTGAGGAATCCGAATAAGAAAGAAATCCTTGCTCTGTATGAAAAATGTGTACTGCAGAAATCATGA
- the LOC105775125 gene encoding NAC transcription factor 56: MDGNNRSNVANLPPGFRFHPTDEELIIHYLNQKVFPSSNHHLMFSIIADVNIYKFNPWELPDKALFGENEWFFFSPRERKYPNGTRPNRAAASGYWKATGTDKPIIASVGSQCLGMKKALVFYKGRPPKGVKTDWMMIEYRLLDDCFVSQRPKGSMQLDDWVLCRVSHKGKAPLAGGYLQGQEMAIQITIGINEYDHQLPTMDQMIGLESEELDEKVFQEGSPEYPPTPIDTSVREVLKSIERVLSVGALDELVMASSSDDAV, from the exons ATGGATGGAAACAATAGGTCTAATGTTGCTAACTTGCCCCCAGGGTTCAGATTCCATCCTACTGATGAAGAGCTTATCATTCATTATCTAAACCAGAAGGTTTTCCCTTCCTCCAATCATCACCTAATGTTCTCCATTATAGCTGATGTTAATATCTACAAGTTCAATCCATGGGAACTTCCTG ATAAGGCTTTATTTGGTGAGAACGAGTGGTTTTTCTTTAGTCCAAGAGAAAGGAAGTATCCAAACGGAACACGCCCGAACCGAGCAGCGGCATCGGGATACTGGAAGGCTACCGGGACCGATAAACCGATCATCGCTTCTGTTGGTTCACAATGCCTTGGAATGAAGAAAGCTTTAGTGTTTTACAAAGGACGTCCTCCTAAAGGTGTAAAAACCGATTGGATGATGATTGAATATAGACTGCTCGATGATTGCTTTGTATCTCAAAGACCTAAAGGATCAATGCAA TTGGATGATTGGGTTCTATGCCGAGTTAGTCACAAAGGCAAAGCTCCATTGGCTGGTGGGTACTTACAAGGTCAAGAGATGGCAATACAAATCACCATTGGAATCAATGAATATGATCATCAGTTACCTACAATGGACCAGATGATTGGCCTTGAAAGTGAAGAGCTCGATGAAAAGGTGTTTCAAGAAGGGTCCCCAGAGTATCCTCCAACACCCATAGATACCAGTGTGAGAGAGGTGCTAAAGTCCATTGAAAGGGTACTGTCTGTTGGAGCTTTGGATGAACTGGTAATGGCTTCTTCAAGTGACGATGCTGTGTGA